Proteins encoded together in one Vigna angularis cultivar LongXiaoDou No.4 chromosome 5, ASM1680809v1, whole genome shotgun sequence window:
- the LOC108340809 gene encoding protein ORANGE, chloroplastic, which produces MLCLGRFAGVSYPIKSYYSSWRDNTNNKTLPLNANRLRWRFMAQESDSSFAPSLDSDASDKTAATGFCIIEGPETVQDFAKMELQEIQDNIRSRRNKIFLQMEEVRRLRIQQRIKSAELGIISEEQENELPNFPSFIPFLPPLTSANLKQYYATCFSLIAGIILFGGLLAPSLELKLGLGGTSYADFIESLHLPLQLSQVDPIVASFSGGAVGVISSLMVVEINNVKQQEQKRCKYCLGTGYLACARCSSTGALVLIEPVSTIKGGNKPLLPPKTERCSNCSGSGKVMCPTCLCTGMAMASEHDPRIDPFD; this is translated from the exons ATGCTGTGTCTGGGTCGATTCGCCGGGGTCTCTTACCCAATCAAATCCTACTATTCGTCTTGGAGGGACAACACCAATAACAAAACGCTGCCGCTTAATGCAAACAGGCTCAGATGGCGATTCATGGCTCAAGAATCCGACTCTTCTTTTGCTCCCTCTCTTGACTCTGATGCTTCAGATAAAACAGCTGCTACAGG ATTCTGCATCATAGAAGGCCCCGAAACGGTGCAGGATTTCGCCAAGATGGAGCTTCAAGAGATTCAGGATAACATTCGAAGTCGGAGGAACAAGATTTTCTTACAAATGGAAGAG GTTCGTAGGCTTAGGATACAGCAAAGAATTAAAAGTGCTGAACTTGGAATTATAAGTGAAGAACAAGAGAATGAACTTCCTAACTTCCCATCATTCATTCCATTCTTGCCTCCTTTG ACTTCAGCAAACCTCAAGCAATATTATGCAACCTGTTTTTCTCTTATTGCTGGGATAATTCTTTTTGGTGGTCTCCTTGCACCCAGT ctgGAGCTTAAGCTTGGACTAGGGGGCACATCATATGCAGATTTCATTGAAAGTCTACATCTGCCTTTGCAGCTGAG TCAGGTTGATCCCATAGTGGCATCATTCTCGGGAGGAGCGGTTGGAGTAATCTCCTCATTAATGGTTGTTGAGATAAACAATGTAAAACAGCAGGAGCAGAAAAGATGCAAATACTGTCTTGGTACCG GATATCTTGCATGCGCTCGCTGTTCAAGCACGGGAGCACTTGTTCTGATTGAACCAGtatccacaatcaaaggtggaAATAAGCCTCTTTTACCACCAAAAACTGAGAGATGTTCAAATTGCTCTGGATCTGGCAAG GTTATGTGTCCAACATGCCTTTGCACTGGAATGGCCATGGCAAGCGAACATGATCCTCGAATTGATCCTTTCGATTag